In the Sarcophilus harrisii chromosome 1, mSarHar1.11, whole genome shotgun sequence genome, one interval contains:
- the LOC100923267 gene encoding olfactory receptor 11L1: MEFWNATTIMEFQLLGFQSISEWQNFLFVIFLFFYILTVIGNIVIIVVVTQDHRLHLPMYSFLKNLSFLEIWYTTTIIPLLLANLLFQGLPISFSACMIQLYFFVFFGATECFLLAMMAYDRYLAVCNPLHYSTLMSSEVCNKLVVGSWMTGIGSGFLPALMISKLNFCGPNQINHFFCDLPPLMQLSCSSPFITEIAIFILSIAVLCICFLLTLVSYVFIVSSILKIPSGSGRMKTFSTCGSHLAVVTIYYGTMISMYVRPNAHQSPELNKIISIFYTVVTPLLNPVIYSLRNKDFKEALGKVLKRKCVMYSV, translated from the coding sequence ATGGAATTTTGGAATGCTACCACCATCATGGAGTTCCAACTCCTAGGCTTTCAGAGCATCTCTGAGTGGCAAAATTTCCTCTTTGTCATCTTCTTGTTCTTCTACATTCTGACTGTAATTGGTAATATTGTAATCATTGTAGTGGTGACCCAGGATCACCGTCTACATTTACCTATGTATTCCTTCCtcaaaaacctttcttttttggAGATCTGGTACACTACCACCATCATTCCTCTTCTCTTGGCCAATCTGCTCTTCCAGGGCTTACCTATCTCTTTCTCAGCATGCATGATCCaactttacttttttgttttctttggggcTACTGAATGCTTTCTCCTGGCCATGATGGCTTATGACCGTTATCTAGCTGTCTGTAACCCTCTTCACTACTCTACTCTAATGAGCTCTGAGGTTTGCAACAAGTTGGTGGTGGGATCCTGGATGACTGGGATTGGTAGCGGCTTTCTGCCTGCCTTAATGATATCCAAATTGAATTTCTGTGGACCAAACCAAATAAATCACTTTTTCTGTGACCTACCACCCCTAATGCAGCTTTCTTGCTCCAGTCCATTCATCACTGAAATTGCAATCTTCATCCTGTCAATTGCTGTATtgtgtatttgttttcttcttactCTGGTCTCCTATGTATTCATAGTGTCATCAATCTTGAAGATTCCTTCAGGCTCTGGTCGGATGAAGACATTCTCTACATGTGGTTCCCACTTGGCTGTAGTCACTATCTACTATGGGACCATGATTTCCATGTATGTTCGCCCCAATGCCCATCAGTCACCTGAACTCAACAagatcatttctatattttacacAGTAGTTACACCCCTACTAAATCCTGTCATTTATAGTCTGAGGAACAAAGACTTCAAAGAGGCTCTTGGAAAAGTCCTCAAAAGGAAGTGTGTTATGTACAGTGTGTGA